A part of Streptomyces sp. NBC_00557 genomic DNA contains:
- a CDS encoding LLM class flavin-dependent oxidoreductase — MSSTLIARTRFSVLDRSRIREGRPPGEALRDTVALAREAEALGYHRFWVSEHHGVPGVAGSAPTVLAAAVASATRTIRVGTGGVMLPNHQPLVVAEQFGVLESLFPGRIDMGLGRSVGFTDGVRKALGRDKEAAGDFGTQLGELLAWFEGGSPAGVHARPSEGLRIPPFVLAMGEGARMAAHAGLPMVIGDLRARERMLRGIDQYRALFRPSPWAAEPYVVISGTVAVAGTEAEARRLLVPEAWSMAYSRTHGAFPPLAPAEEIEARPMTAKERDLYTSHLAGHIAGTGEQVAHELETVLKETGADEVLVTTSSYDRTALLDSFRRLAALFAPGHRTDPEMRTLSRTGNLGGEASSDEEGCHVLHGQDQGHAQGP, encoded by the coding sequence GTGAGCAGCACACTGATCGCCCGGACCCGGTTCTCCGTCCTCGACCGCTCCCGCATCCGGGAGGGGCGTCCGCCCGGCGAGGCGCTGCGGGACACCGTCGCGCTGGCGCGGGAGGCGGAGGCGCTCGGCTACCACCGGTTCTGGGTCTCCGAGCACCACGGGGTGCCCGGCGTCGCCGGTTCCGCGCCGACCGTGCTGGCCGCCGCGGTGGCCTCGGCCACCCGGACGATCCGGGTCGGCACCGGCGGTGTCATGCTCCCCAACCACCAACCGCTCGTCGTCGCCGAGCAGTTCGGCGTCCTGGAGTCGCTGTTCCCCGGCCGGATCGACATGGGGCTCGGGCGGTCCGTCGGCTTCACCGACGGAGTGCGCAAGGCCCTCGGCCGGGACAAGGAGGCCGCCGGAGACTTCGGGACGCAGCTGGGCGAGCTGCTGGCCTGGTTCGAGGGCGGCTCGCCGGCCGGGGTGCACGCCCGCCCCTCCGAAGGCCTGCGGATCCCGCCGTTCGTGCTGGCCATGGGCGAGGGCGCACGGATGGCGGCGCATGCCGGGCTGCCGATGGTGATCGGCGATCTGCGCGCCCGCGAGCGGATGCTGCGCGGCATCGACCAGTACCGCGCGCTGTTCCGCCCCTCCCCGTGGGCGGCCGAGCCGTACGTCGTGATCTCGGGCACGGTCGCGGTCGCCGGCACCGAGGCGGAGGCGCGGCGGCTGCTGGTCCCGGAGGCCTGGTCGATGGCGTACTCCCGCACCCACGGCGCCTTCCCGCCGCTCGCGCCGGCCGAGGAGATCGAGGCCCGGCCGATGACCGCGAAGGAGCGCGACCTGTACACCTCGCACCTCGCCGGGCACATCGCGGGCACCGGGGAGCAGGTGGCGCACGAGCTGGAGACGGTGCTGAAGGAGACCGGCGCCGACGAGGTCCTCGTCACCACCAGCTCCTACGACCGTACGGCCCTGCTGGACTCCTTCCGGCGGCTCGCCGCGCTCTTCGCACCCGGCCACCGAACAGACCCCGAGATGCGAACCCTGTCGCGCACGGGGAACCTGGGAGGGGAAGCCTCAAGCGACGAGGAGGGCTGCCATGTCCTTCATGGACAGGATCAAGGGCATGCTCAAGGGCCATGA
- a CDS encoding antitoxin, translating to MSFMDRIKGMLKGHEGMADKGIGKGGDYVDQRTGNKYQSQVDTAQDRMRDEFGTRPNQDNPPQS from the coding sequence ATGTCCTTCATGGACAGGATCAAGGGCATGCTCAAGGGCCATGAGGGCATGGCCGACAAGGGCATCGGCAAGGGCGGCGACTACGTCGACCAGCGCACCGGGAACAAGTACCAGTCGCAGGTCGACACCGCGCAGGACAGGATGAGGGACGAGTTCGGCACCCGCCCGAACCAGGACAACCCGCCGCAGTCCTAG
- a CDS encoding excinuclease ABC subunit UvrA, whose translation MHSPHDPCVRVRGAREHNLKGVDVDIPRDALAVFTGVSGSGKSSLAFGTIYAEAQRRYFESVAPYARRLIHQVAAPKVGEITGLPPAVSLQQRRAAPTSRSSVGTVTNLSNSLRMLFSRAGEYPPGAERLDSDAFSPNTASGACPECHGLGLVHDTTEESLVPDPSLSIREGAIAAWPGAWQGKNLRDILDALGYDVDRPWRELPAEQREWILFTDEQPVVTVHPVRDAGRIQRPYQGTYTSARRYVLKTFSDTRSASLRAKAERFLTSAPCRVCGGSRLRPEALAVTFGGRTIAELAALPLTDLAGLLHGRDETARVLTEDLRSRIAPVVELGLGYLSLDRSTPTLSAGELQRLRLATQLRSGLFGVVYVLDEPSAGLHPADTEALLTVLDRLKAAGNSVFVVEHHLDVVRGADWLVDVGPGAGEHGGRVLYSGPPAELASVQESATAAYLFDESPGPAREVRAPRGWLKVGPVTRHNLRAVTAEFPLGVFTAVTGVSGSGKSTLIGELAQEPAGVDRLVRVDQRPIGRTPRSNLATYTGLFDVVRKVFAGTEEARARGFGAGRFSFNVAGGRCETCQGEGFVSVELLFLPSTYAPCPDCGGARYNPGTLEVTYRGRSIAEVLDLTVEAAAEFFDDIPAAARSLGTLLDVGLGYLRLGQPATELSGGEAQRIKLAGELQRGRRGHTLYLLDEPTTGLHPADVEVLMDRLHGLVDAGHTVVVVEHDMTVVAGADWVIDLGPGGGDRGGRIVATGTPARVSRTEGSVTAPYLARVMP comes from the coding sequence ATGCACAGCCCGCACGATCCCTGCGTCCGTGTCCGCGGCGCCCGCGAGCACAACCTCAAGGGCGTCGACGTGGACATCCCACGGGACGCACTGGCCGTGTTCACCGGTGTGTCCGGCTCGGGGAAGTCGTCGCTGGCGTTCGGCACGATCTACGCCGAGGCGCAGCGGCGGTACTTCGAGTCGGTGGCGCCGTACGCGCGCAGGCTGATCCACCAGGTCGCAGCGCCCAAGGTCGGCGAGATCACCGGGCTGCCGCCCGCGGTCTCGCTGCAGCAGCGGCGCGCGGCCCCCACCTCGCGCTCCTCGGTGGGCACGGTCACCAATCTCTCCAACTCCCTGCGCATGCTGTTCTCCCGCGCCGGGGAGTATCCGCCGGGCGCCGAGCGGCTCGACTCGGACGCGTTCTCGCCGAACACCGCGTCCGGCGCCTGCCCGGAGTGCCACGGCCTGGGCCTGGTGCACGACACCACCGAGGAGTCGCTGGTCCCGGACCCCTCGCTGTCCATCCGCGAGGGCGCCATCGCCGCCTGGCCCGGCGCCTGGCAGGGCAAGAACCTGCGCGACATCCTCGACGCGCTCGGCTACGACGTGGACCGGCCCTGGCGCGAACTGCCCGCCGAGCAGCGGGAGTGGATCCTGTTCACGGACGAGCAGCCGGTCGTCACCGTGCACCCCGTCCGTGACGCCGGCCGGATCCAGCGGCCGTACCAGGGCACGTACACGAGTGCCCGCCGGTATGTGCTGAAGACCTTCTCGGACACCAGGTCGGCGTCCCTGCGGGCGAAGGCGGAGCGGTTCCTCACCAGCGCGCCGTGCCGCGTGTGCGGGGGCAGCCGGCTGCGGCCGGAGGCGCTGGCGGTGACGTTCGGCGGCCGGACCATCGCCGAACTGGCCGCGCTGCCGCTGACCGACCTGGCGGGCCTGCTGCACGGCCGGGACGAGACGGCCCGCGTCCTCACCGAGGACCTCAGGTCCCGCATCGCGCCGGTGGTCGAGCTGGGCCTCGGCTATCTCAGCCTCGACCGCTCCACCCCCACCCTGTCGGCGGGCGAGCTGCAACGGCTGCGGCTGGCCACGCAGTTGCGGTCCGGGCTGTTCGGCGTGGTGTACGTGCTGGACGAGCCGTCCGCCGGGCTGCACCCGGCGGACACCGAGGCGCTGCTGACCGTGCTGGACCGGCTGAAGGCCGCGGGCAACTCGGTGTTCGTGGTGGAGCACCACCTGGACGTGGTGCGCGGCGCCGACTGGCTGGTGGACGTGGGCCCCGGCGCGGGCGAGCACGGCGGGCGGGTGCTCTACAGCGGGCCGCCGGCCGAACTGGCGTCGGTGCAGGAGTCGGCGACCGCCGCGTACCTCTTCGACGAGTCGCCCGGACCGGCGCGTGAAGTCCGGGCGCCGCGCGGCTGGCTGAAGGTCGGCCCGGTGACCCGGCACAACCTGCGCGCGGTGACGGCCGAGTTCCCGCTCGGCGTCTTCACCGCCGTGACCGGGGTCTCCGGTTCCGGGAAGTCCACGCTGATCGGGGAGTTGGCGCAGGAGCCGGCGGGCGTGGACCGGCTGGTCCGGGTCGACCAGCGGCCGATCGGGCGTACCCCGCGCTCCAACCTGGCCACCTACACCGGCCTGTTCGACGTGGTGCGCAAGGTGTTCGCCGGCACCGAGGAGGCGCGGGCCCGCGGCTTCGGCGCCGGGCGGTTCTCCTTCAACGTCGCCGGGGGGCGCTGCGAGACCTGCCAGGGCGAGGGGTTCGTCAGCGTGGAGCTTCTCTTCCTGCCCAGCACGTACGCACCCTGCCCGGACTGCGGCGGCGCCCGCTACAACCCCGGGACGCTGGAGGTGACGTACCGGGGACGGAGCATCGCCGAGGTGCTGGACCTGACGGTGGAGGCCGCGGCGGAGTTCTTCGACGACATCCCGGCCGCCGCCCGCAGCCTCGGCACCCTGCTCGACGTGGGCCTCGGCTATCTGCGGCTCGGCCAGCCGGCGACCGAGCTGTCCGGCGGCGAGGCCCAGCGGATCAAGCTGGCCGGCGAGTTGCAGCGCGGCCGGCGCGGCCACACCCTCTACCTGCTGGACGAGCCGACCACCGGGCTGCACCCGGCCGACGTCGAGGTGCTGATGGACCGGCTGCACGGGCTGGTCGACGCCGGGCACACGGTCGTGGTGGTCGAGCACGACATGACGGTGGTGGCCGGCGCGGACTGGGTGATCGACCTGGGCCCCGGCGGGGGCGACCGGGGCGGCCGGATCGTGGCAACGGGAACTCCGGCCCGCGTGTCCCGGACCGAAGGCAGCGTCACGGCGCCTTATCTGGCGCGGGTCATGCCCTGA
- a CDS encoding B12-binding domain-containing radical SAM protein: MKSLSSGSGFQSPGMVVIPPPSPSDTNPPLGPAVLARVAEQQGVHLSVVDLNIAYVNRFRDTARRRPSHALGDHGKDRALVQAAARELFSCFGLAQERPLFLPTGEQPIAGMHYAFDTLDRCLTQVASEGALSAWLEETLFGRPDWPPRVFGVSLMGPSQVFVGLLLLQLVKQRHPEIVTVVGGSHVTLLGQSMHTDARYRRHIDVVLPGHCEDAFVRLLRNPDETPGRVGRHPSTTARPHGKTVLPSEPAFAYTPLFTSAQLALYPQDRLTLPVQFTRGCVYGRCTFCTYPQVEPETTDLYENPAVDALAELTETHGIRRFSLKDSLLTSVMMERLARALLARRQAVEWSATTKVTRRLTHSAALLAESGLRTVELGVETVSPRGQLLIDKRARLADIEAVVTALTGQGIVVVVNLIFGLPGETLEEADHQLHWLKDMQRATGGRIDFSLNMLQIVRGSPLAARPGAAPLLGIAPWAYSYAWERPDWVTQFADRIADLELADPVRPEKPSDAG; this comes from the coding sequence GTGAAGTCTCTGTCGTCAGGTTCCGGCTTCCAAAGCCCCGGCATGGTAGTGATTCCTCCGCCTTCCCCTTCGGACACCAATCCGCCGCTCGGGCCGGCCGTGCTGGCGCGGGTGGCGGAGCAGCAGGGTGTGCACCTGAGCGTGGTCGATTTGAACATCGCCTACGTCAATCGGTTTCGCGACACTGCTCGTCGGCGACCCAGCCACGCCCTGGGCGATCACGGCAAGGACCGCGCCCTCGTCCAGGCCGCCGCGCGTGAACTCTTCTCCTGTTTCGGACTGGCTCAGGAACGGCCCTTGTTCCTGCCGACAGGCGAGCAACCGATCGCAGGTATGCACTACGCGTTCGACACGCTTGACCGGTGCCTCACGCAGGTGGCCTCGGAGGGCGCACTGTCGGCATGGCTCGAGGAAACGCTCTTCGGACGTCCTGACTGGCCACCCAGGGTGTTCGGGGTGTCCCTCATGGGGCCCTCCCAGGTCTTTGTCGGCTTGCTGCTTCTGCAGTTGGTGAAGCAGCGTCACCCCGAGATCGTCACCGTCGTCGGCGGCAGCCACGTCACTCTCCTCGGGCAGTCGATGCACACGGACGCGCGCTACCGGCGTCACATCGATGTCGTGCTGCCCGGCCACTGCGAGGACGCGTTCGTCCGGCTGCTGAGGAATCCAGACGAGACGCCGGGGCGCGTCGGACGGCATCCCAGCACAACGGCGCGGCCGCACGGCAAGACGGTCCTCCCGTCCGAGCCCGCTTTTGCGTACACACCCCTTTTCACGTCTGCGCAACTGGCTCTCTATCCGCAGGACCGTTTGACACTGCCGGTGCAGTTCACGCGTGGGTGCGTCTACGGCCGCTGCACGTTCTGCACCTATCCGCAGGTGGAACCGGAGACGACCGACCTGTACGAGAACCCTGCCGTCGACGCACTGGCCGAGCTGACGGAAACTCACGGCATCCGGCGTTTCTCCTTGAAGGACTCGCTGCTGACGTCGGTGATGATGGAGCGTCTTGCCCGAGCGTTGCTGGCTCGCCGACAGGCCGTCGAATGGAGCGCCACGACCAAGGTGACGAGGCGGCTCACCCACTCGGCTGCTCTGCTGGCCGAGTCGGGGCTGCGCACAGTGGAGCTCGGAGTCGAGACCGTCAGCCCCCGTGGGCAACTGCTGATCGACAAGCGAGCGCGACTGGCGGACATCGAGGCAGTGGTCACGGCACTCACCGGCCAGGGCATAGTCGTTGTGGTCAACCTGATCTTCGGTTTACCGGGGGAGACCCTCGAAGAGGCCGACCACCAGCTGCACTGGTTGAAGGACATGCAACGTGCCACCGGTGGCCGCATCGACTTCTCACTCAACATGCTGCAGATCGTCCGCGGCTCCCCCCTGGCCGCGAGGCCGGGTGCTGCCCCGCTCCTGGGGATCGCTCCCTGGGCCTACAGCTACGCCTGGGAGCGTCCGGACTGGGTCACACAGTTCGCCGACCGCATCGCCGATCTGGAACTCGCCGATCCCGTGCGGCCGGAAAAGCCCTCGGACGCCGGCTGA
- a CDS encoding HAD family hydrolase, protein MKQLFVWDLHGTLEQGNDRAVVDVSNRVLERHGYQERFTYEDGMKLYGSKWYEYFQWLLPQESYPTWSRLQDDCFDLSQSDITLQCRWLQPSDYALDVLRSIAQHADWDQILISNTRAANLKIFIDALGIAPFFPEGSRYAVDGHAAQERATKKGVLRDHLKNRHYDRLVFIGDSPSDMRLKEVAGGTSYLYAHADFPFRKCEADYRIRDLRAILEPRN, encoded by the coding sequence ATGAAACAGCTTTTCGTCTGGGACCTGCACGGTACCTTAGAGCAGGGCAACGACCGTGCCGTGGTCGATGTGTCCAATCGGGTGCTGGAACGTCACGGGTACCAGGAACGGTTCACGTACGAGGACGGCATGAAGCTGTACGGCAGCAAGTGGTACGAGTACTTCCAGTGGCTGCTGCCGCAGGAGTCGTACCCGACGTGGTCCCGGCTTCAGGACGACTGCTTCGACCTGTCCCAATCAGACATAACGCTTCAGTGCAGGTGGCTGCAGCCGTCCGACTACGCACTGGATGTGCTGAGGTCGATCGCCCAGCACGCGGACTGGGATCAGATTCTCATCTCCAACACCCGCGCTGCGAACCTGAAGATCTTCATCGACGCGCTCGGGATCGCACCCTTCTTTCCGGAGGGTTCGCGCTATGCGGTCGACGGCCATGCCGCGCAGGAGCGAGCGACAAAGAAGGGAGTCCTGCGTGACCACTTGAAGAACAGGCACTACGACCGCCTGGTCTTCATCGGCGACTCGCCCAGTGATATGCGTCTGAAGGAAGTGGCGGGCGGTACCAGTTACCTGTACGCACACGCGGACTTCCCCTTCCGGAAGTGCGAAGCGGACTACAGAATCAGAGACCTCCGCGCGATCCTGGAACCTCGCAACTGA
- a CDS encoding NACHT domain-containing protein: MAVEMGAPDVSHDDVETLTIDLRLLRERGLTAVRDLSLPALGTAVRKVHGVTDDLPVSSGMIQRLLSVAVDRLGGDRAGEAAQYCFGLVQGTKFWPAAQRRRAAAQAQGVSVERFRKGYEPLIIRQVAEEISALVAEALETAGAQATAPPSGRTDGWTVAEELSQDTDGIRAASAVLVGRLGRRRTAYPLDMSLGELVRSGLAVDTRIEHYSPRGQSPGPATVQLPGVLGSGRSCLVLGEPGAGKTLVLYRVALACAEAGLVPVVLRAGDVEQLGTDPTWLSVSQAAPGAVVVLLDGLDEALTAWTHVDTLPSLLTDTLSRFPCMVTSRTRDFESSALLHQADVVFDEIYRIEPWRVTEEFREYVERLRGAGKLPNPDLYEVVRQSPGLARVASRPLHARMLTFVSEGDVLDGFSDSITLYGEYVAKLARIADGDMRRRSYTMSESVFRLWQRFAWEVHRHGSHAEVAVDLKPIEGALQEFGPTGCVRSALDYILDRRETAGREVGEFIHYSFYEYLLAGHVAEVLTAHATPESIVEACRLDLSREMRHYLIGQLRSAPSNEVSRNLANAYGLARVCRGLSPEETLIACNLISYLISRTATEPVAKLRTVLADEEHPFLRVSLWWGLCHLGDSYGLTEFWHALEQNTDIREITPGYVLYYYGDLPRTADPPYRDSAPYRPLVLTPGRVLRMLRDPQYAATIPPTRQFVDMYSFADVMKVRDAGVAERDRVQLLALVRGLADAGIDGVLVRGLAAVIGELRLLEETE; encoded by the coding sequence ATGGCGGTCGAGATGGGGGCACCCGACGTTTCGCACGACGACGTCGAGACCCTGACAATCGATCTTCGACTTCTCAGAGAACGAGGCCTGACCGCCGTCCGTGATCTCTCACTTCCCGCACTCGGCACAGCGGTGAGAAAAGTCCATGGCGTTACCGACGACCTGCCGGTGTCGTCGGGAATGATCCAGCGTCTTCTTTCCGTCGCGGTGGACAGATTGGGCGGTGATCGGGCAGGGGAAGCCGCCCAATACTGTTTCGGCCTTGTGCAGGGTACGAAGTTCTGGCCGGCCGCTCAGCGGAGAAGAGCAGCAGCGCAGGCTCAGGGCGTCAGCGTGGAGCGTTTCCGCAAGGGGTACGAGCCACTGATCATCCGCCAAGTGGCAGAGGAGATCAGCGCGCTTGTCGCCGAGGCGCTGGAAACGGCCGGCGCTCAGGCGACCGCGCCGCCTTCCGGGCGTACAGACGGCTGGACGGTTGCCGAAGAGCTGTCACAGGACACCGACGGAATACGTGCCGCGTCGGCTGTTCTCGTCGGCCGCCTGGGCCGGCGCCGAACGGCGTACCCGTTGGACATGAGCCTCGGTGAACTGGTTCGCTCGGGACTCGCTGTCGACACCCGGATCGAACACTACTCACCGCGAGGCCAGTCGCCGGGTCCGGCCACGGTGCAGTTGCCGGGGGTCCTCGGCTCTGGCCGCTCGTGCCTGGTCCTGGGGGAGCCGGGGGCAGGCAAGACCCTCGTGCTCTACCGCGTGGCGCTGGCCTGTGCAGAGGCGGGCCTGGTTCCCGTCGTGCTGCGTGCGGGCGATGTCGAGCAGTTGGGGACCGATCCCACGTGGCTGAGTGTGTCGCAGGCCGCACCGGGCGCGGTCGTGGTGCTTCTCGACGGGCTGGACGAGGCGCTGACCGCCTGGACACATGTCGACACCCTCCCGTCGCTCCTCACCGATACACTCTCCCGCTTTCCGTGCATGGTGACGTCACGTACGCGTGATTTCGAAAGCTCTGCTCTTCTTCATCAGGCGGATGTGGTGTTCGACGAGATCTACCGGATCGAGCCCTGGCGTGTGACAGAAGAATTCAGGGAGTACGTCGAGCGCCTGCGCGGCGCGGGAAAGCTGCCGAACCCTGACCTGTACGAGGTGGTGCGGCAGTCGCCGGGGTTGGCTCGTGTGGCCAGTCGTCCCCTGCACGCACGCATGTTGACCTTTGTGAGCGAGGGCGACGTCCTCGACGGTTTCAGCGACAGCATCACTCTTTACGGGGAGTATGTGGCCAAGTTGGCGCGCATCGCCGACGGTGACATGCGGCGCCGCTCGTACACGATGAGTGAGAGTGTGTTCAGGCTGTGGCAGCGGTTCGCCTGGGAAGTGCACCGGCATGGCTCGCACGCAGAGGTGGCCGTCGACCTGAAGCCGATCGAGGGAGCGCTCCAGGAGTTCGGCCCGACAGGGTGTGTGCGAAGCGCGCTGGATTACATCCTGGACCGGCGTGAAACCGCCGGCCGTGAAGTCGGAGAATTCATCCACTACTCCTTCTACGAGTACTTGCTGGCCGGGCATGTGGCGGAGGTGTTGACCGCACACGCCACTCCGGAGTCCATCGTGGAGGCCTGCCGGCTCGATCTGAGCCGTGAGATGCGGCACTACCTGATCGGCCAACTACGGAGTGCGCCGTCGAACGAGGTCTCACGCAATCTCGCGAACGCGTACGGACTGGCGCGCGTCTGCAGAGGACTGAGCCCGGAAGAGACGCTGATCGCCTGCAACCTGATCAGTTACCTGATCTCGCGGACCGCTACCGAGCCCGTCGCGAAGCTGCGCACCGTGCTGGCCGACGAAGAGCATCCGTTTCTTCGGGTCTCGTTGTGGTGGGGTCTGTGCCATCTCGGCGACTCGTACGGGTTGACAGAATTCTGGCATGCCCTGGAACAGAACACGGACATCAGGGAAATCACGCCGGGGTACGTTCTCTACTATTACGGTGATCTACCCAGGACCGCAGATCCCCCTTACCGTGACTCCGCTCCCTATCGCCCATTGGTTCTCACGCCCGGTAGAGTGCTGCGCATGCTGCGGGATCCGCAATACGCGGCAACCATCCCACCCACGCGTCAATTTGTCGACATGTACTCATTTGCCGATGTGATGAAAGTACGCGACGCGGGTGTTGCGGAGCGGGATAGGGTTCAGCTTCTCGCACTGGTCCGCGGGCTGGCGGACGCCGGCATCGACGGAGTGCTCGTGAGAGGACTCGCGGCCGTGATCGGTGAGCTACGACTGCTTGAGGAGACTGAATGA
- a CDS encoding lysophospholipid acyltransferase family protein, translating into MSVWLPAAPCTPGHCVEPVPAAAAVPRAVLRLTAVAVLVLTGIALSPLGGRIPAGWVGRWCRAIVRAAGVRVRVTGAAAPAAGLLLVANHVSWLDIPLLTAVRPARMLAKSEIRQWPVAGALAARGGALFIERDRIRALPETVARIADALREGAAVAAFPEGSTWCGRAHGRFRRAVFQAALDAGVPVQPVALRYRQADGGPGTAAAFVGEDTLLASLWRVARSRGLIAEVEVRPPIPPGTHPDRRTLAHAAQPLTTEPAWTHTALVTGHALAARPLPGPRPGLPDPAPRPEHPRTAR; encoded by the coding sequence ATGAGCGTCTGGCTGCCCGCCGCGCCCTGCACCCCGGGCCACTGCGTGGAGCCGGTCCCGGCCGCGGCGGCCGTACCCCGCGCCGTGCTGCGGCTGACGGCGGTCGCGGTCCTGGTCCTGACCGGGATCGCGCTGTCCCCGCTCGGTGGGAGGATCCCCGCCGGGTGGGTCGGGCGGTGGTGCCGGGCGATCGTGCGGGCCGCCGGGGTCCGGGTCCGCGTCACCGGCGCCGCCGCACCGGCCGCCGGACTGCTGCTGGTCGCCAACCACGTCTCCTGGCTGGACATCCCGTTGCTGACCGCCGTACGCCCGGCCCGGATGCTCGCCAAGAGCGAGATCCGGCAGTGGCCGGTGGCGGGCGCGCTGGCCGCCCGGGGCGGCGCCCTGTTCATCGAGCGGGACCGGATCCGGGCCCTGCCCGAGACGGTCGCCCGGATCGCCGATGCGCTGCGCGAGGGTGCGGCCGTGGCAGCGTTCCCCGAGGGCAGCACCTGGTGCGGGCGCGCCCACGGCCGCTTCCGCCGGGCCGTCTTCCAGGCCGCGCTGGACGCGGGCGTGCCCGTGCAGCCGGTCGCCCTGCGCTACCGGCAGGCGGACGGCGGACCCGGCACCGCGGCGGCGTTCGTCGGCGAGGACACCCTGCTCGCCTCCCTGTGGCGGGTGGCCCGCTCCCGGGGCCTGATCGCGGAGGTGGAGGTACGGCCGCCGATCCCGCCGGGCACCCACCCCGACCGCCGGACCCTCGCCCACGCGGCCCAGCCGCTCACCACCGAGCCGGCCTGGACCCATACGGCCCTGGTCACCGGCCACGCCCTGGCCGCTCGGCCGCTGCCCGGGCCTCGGCCCGGCCTGCCGGACCCCGCCCCCCGGCCAGAGCACCCCCGCACGGCCCGCTGA
- a CDS encoding GNAT family N-acetyltransferase — translation MTGVSTLDRPPQPAAPARYTVTLARDEDDVRAAQRLRHDVFAGEMGALLATPQPGHDIDAFDAYCDHLLVRDTGTGQVVGTYRLLPPERAAVAGRLYSEGEFELGALDPIRPGLVEVGRSCVHPDHRDGAVISLIWAGIARYMADRGHEWLAGCCSVPLADGGTLATATWERVRVKHLAPEEFRVRPLLPWIPNAEAPTGHSELPALLRGYLRLGAWVCGEPAHDPDFGVADLYVLLSMRRINPRYLRHFLSLVPA, via the coding sequence ATGACCGGCGTTTCCACCCTCGACCGCCCCCCGCAGCCCGCCGCACCGGCCCGCTACACCGTCACCCTCGCCCGCGACGAGGACGACGTGCGGGCCGCGCAGCGGCTGCGGCACGACGTCTTCGCCGGTGAGATGGGGGCCCTGCTGGCCACGCCGCAGCCGGGACACGACATCGACGCCTTCGACGCGTACTGCGACCACCTGCTGGTGCGCGACACCGGCACCGGACAGGTCGTCGGCACCTACCGGCTGCTGCCGCCGGAGCGGGCCGCCGTCGCCGGCCGGCTCTACTCGGAGGGCGAGTTCGAGCTGGGGGCGCTCGATCCGATCCGGCCCGGACTGGTCGAGGTCGGCCGCTCCTGCGTGCACCCCGACCACCGCGACGGCGCCGTCATCAGCCTGATCTGGGCCGGAATAGCCCGCTACATGGCCGACCGCGGGCACGAGTGGCTCGCGGGCTGCTGCTCGGTGCCGCTCGCCGACGGCGGCACCCTCGCGACGGCCACCTGGGAGCGGGTGCGCGTCAAGCACCTGGCCCCCGAGGAGTTCCGGGTACGGCCGCTGCTGCCGTGGATCCCGAACGCCGAGGCCCCCACGGGCCACAGCGAGCTGCCCGCCCTGCTGCGCGGCTACCTGCGCCTCGGCGCCTGGGTGTGCGGCGAGCCCGCGCACGACCCCGACTTCGGGGTCGCCGACCTGTACGTGCTGCTGTCGATGCGCCGGATCAACCCGCGCTATCTGCGGCACTTCCTCTCCCTCGTGCCGGCCTGA
- a CDS encoding succinate dehydrogenase/fumarate reductase iron-sulfur subunit, whose translation MKLTLRVWRQKNADAEGAMSTYEVDGISSDMSFLEMLDVLNEQLILSGEEPVAFDHDCREGICGACSLVINGEAHGPERTTTCQLHMRSFKDGDTIDIEPWRAAAFPVIKDLVVDRSAFDRIIQAGGYITAPTGSAPEAHATPVPKADADYAFEHAECIGCGACVAACPNGAAMLFTSAKVNHLNVLPQGAPERETRVLDMVAQMDAEGFGGCTLAGECATACPKGIPLMSITNMNKEWLRATRKAGKR comes from the coding sequence ATGAAGCTCACCCTGCGCGTCTGGCGCCAGAAGAACGCCGACGCCGAAGGCGCCATGTCCACGTACGAGGTGGACGGCATCTCGTCCGACATGTCCTTCCTGGAGATGCTGGACGTCCTCAACGAGCAGCTCATCCTCTCCGGCGAGGAACCCGTCGCCTTCGACCACGACTGCCGCGAGGGCATCTGCGGCGCCTGCTCCCTCGTGATCAACGGCGAGGCGCACGGCCCGGAGCGCACCACCACCTGCCAGCTGCACATGCGGTCCTTCAAGGACGGCGACACCATCGACATCGAGCCCTGGCGGGCCGCCGCGTTCCCGGTGATCAAGGACCTGGTCGTCGACCGGTCCGCGTTCGACCGGATCATCCAGGCCGGCGGCTACATCACCGCGCCCACCGGATCCGCCCCGGAGGCGCACGCCACGCCGGTGCCGAAGGCCGACGCCGACTACGCCTTCGAGCACGCCGAGTGCATCGGCTGCGGGGCGTGCGTGGCCGCCTGCCCCAACGGCGCGGCGATGCTGTTCACCTCCGCCAAGGTCAACCACCTCAACGTGCTGCCGCAGGGCGCGCCCGAGCGGGAGACACGGGTGCTGGACATGGTCGCGCAGATGGACGCGGAGGGCTTCGGCGGCTGCACCCTCGCCGGGGAGTGCGCCACCGCGTGCCCCAAGGGCATCCCCCTGATGTCCATCACGAACATGAACAAGGAGTGGCTGCGGGCCACCCGCAAGGCGGGCAAGCGGTAG